A single window of Salvia splendens isolate huo1 chromosome 8, SspV2, whole genome shotgun sequence DNA harbors:
- the LOC121744418 gene encoding sphingolipid delta(4)-desaturase DES1-like isoform X1, with protein MGHQWKHNGEEEEKEEGVMASDFFWSYTDEPHASRRKLILSQYPQIRHLFGPDPFASLQIAAVVLIQIWTAAFLSNASWLRILIVAYFFGSFLNNNLFLAIHELSHNLAFSTPVYNRWLGIFANLPIGVPMSVTFQKYHLEHHRYQGVDGVDMDIPSRAEAFLVRNAFTKSIWVIMQLFFYALRPLFLKPKPPGLWEFVNLIVQAGLDVGMVYLWGWKALGYLMLSTFVGGGMHPMAGHFISEHYVFNPSQETYSYYGPLNLMTWNVGYHNEHHDFPRIPGNKLHKLKEIAPEYYESLDSYMSWSQVIYMYIMDRTVGPFSRMKRSLSVKSNSKAE; from the exons ATGGGGCACCAATGGAAACAcaatggagaagaagaagaaaaagaagaaggagTAATGGCTTCTGACTTTTTCTGGTCTTACACAGACGAGCCTCATGCCTCCCGCAGAAAACTCATCCTTTCCCAATACCCTCAAATCAGACATCTTTTTGGCCCTGACCCCTTTGCTTCTCTCCAG ATTGCTGCGGTTGTATTGATTCAGATATGGACTGCAGCTTTCCTGAGCAATGCATCATGGTTGAGGATACTAATTGTAGCCTACTTCTTTGGCTCCTTTCTCAACAACAATCTCTTCTTGGCCATCCATGAGCTCAGCCACAACTTAGCCTTCTCCACTCCAGTTTACAACCGGTGGCTTGGCATATTTGCTAACCTCCCCATTGGGGTGCCAATGTCTGTCACCTTCCAAAAGTATCACCTCGAGCACCATCGCTATCAAGGCGTGGACGGGGTTGACATGGACATCCCCAGTAGGGCCGAGGCCTTTCTTGTTAGAAACGCCTTCACCAAATCAATTTGGGTGATAATGCAGCTATTCTTTTACGCTCTCCGCCCTCTGTTTCTCAAACCAAAGCCTCCGGGGCTGTGGGAGTTTGTCAACTTGATTGTGCAGGCAGGGCTTGATGTTGGTATGGTGTATCTGTGGGGGTGGAAGGCATTGGGTTATTTGATGCTCTCTACATTTGTTGGAGGTGGGATGCACCCTATGGCTGGCCACTTCATCTCTGAACACTATGTTTTCAACCCGAGTCAAGAGACCTATTCGTATTATGGCCCTTTGAATCTGATGACATGGAACGTGGGGTACCATAACGAGCACCATGACTTCCCAAGGATTCCCGGGAACAAGCTGCACAAGTTGAAGGAGATTGCACCCGAGTATTATGAGAGCTTGGATTCGTATATGTCTTGGAGTCAGGTGATCTACATGTACATTATGGATAGGACGGTTGGGCCTTTTAGCCGGATGAAGAGAAGCCTGTCAGTGAAGAGTAACAGCAAAGCTGAATAG
- the LOC121744418 gene encoding sphingolipid delta(4)-desaturase DES1-like isoform X2, with the protein MGHQWKHNGEEEEKEEGVMASDFFWSYTDEPHASRRKLILSQYPQIRHLFGPDPFASLQIWTAAFLSNASWLRILIVAYFFGSFLNNNLFLAIHELSHNLAFSTPVYNRWLGIFANLPIGVPMSVTFQKYHLEHHRYQGVDGVDMDIPSRAEAFLVRNAFTKSIWVIMQLFFYALRPLFLKPKPPGLWEFVNLIVQAGLDVGMVYLWGWKALGYLMLSTFVGGGMHPMAGHFISEHYVFNPSQETYSYYGPLNLMTWNVGYHNEHHDFPRIPGNKLHKLKEIAPEYYESLDSYMSWSQVIYMYIMDRTVGPFSRMKRSLSVKSNSKAE; encoded by the exons ATGGGGCACCAATGGAAACAcaatggagaagaagaagaaaaagaagaaggagTAATGGCTTCTGACTTTTTCTGGTCTTACACAGACGAGCCTCATGCCTCCCGCAGAAAACTCATCCTTTCCCAATACCCTCAAATCAGACATCTTTTTGGCCCTGACCCCTTTGCTTCTCTCCAG ATATGGACTGCAGCTTTCCTGAGCAATGCATCATGGTTGAGGATACTAATTGTAGCCTACTTCTTTGGCTCCTTTCTCAACAACAATCTCTTCTTGGCCATCCATGAGCTCAGCCACAACTTAGCCTTCTCCACTCCAGTTTACAACCGGTGGCTTGGCATATTTGCTAACCTCCCCATTGGGGTGCCAATGTCTGTCACCTTCCAAAAGTATCACCTCGAGCACCATCGCTATCAAGGCGTGGACGGGGTTGACATGGACATCCCCAGTAGGGCCGAGGCCTTTCTTGTTAGAAACGCCTTCACCAAATCAATTTGGGTGATAATGCAGCTATTCTTTTACGCTCTCCGCCCTCTGTTTCTCAAACCAAAGCCTCCGGGGCTGTGGGAGTTTGTCAACTTGATTGTGCAGGCAGGGCTTGATGTTGGTATGGTGTATCTGTGGGGGTGGAAGGCATTGGGTTATTTGATGCTCTCTACATTTGTTGGAGGTGGGATGCACCCTATGGCTGGCCACTTCATCTCTGAACACTATGTTTTCAACCCGAGTCAAGAGACCTATTCGTATTATGGCCCTTTGAATCTGATGACATGGAACGTGGGGTACCATAACGAGCACCATGACTTCCCAAGGATTCCCGGGAACAAGCTGCACAAGTTGAAGGAGATTGCACCCGAGTATTATGAGAGCTTGGATTCGTATATGTCTTGGAGTCAGGTGATCTACATGTACATTATGGATAGGACGGTTGGGCCTTTTAGCCGGATGAAGAGAAGCCTGTCAGTGAAGAGTAACAGCAAAGCTGAATAG
- the LOC121746055 gene encoding stem-specific protein TSJT1-like, giving the protein MLAVFEKSVSKPAKELSLPVGGGNRSEEIIEVFRSWRSDGTFYHLSSGNFLALSHQGENPAIPRSVVVIDDIFCIFSGALHNTCEMRRHYGLSRQATEAMIIVEAYKVLRDRAPYPPDQVVKDLQGKFAFILFDSKAPTLFLARDRDGGVQLYWGTAGDGSLVCSDDPNVISAACDKHYTPFPPGCIFINRRGLMSFDHPLNKVRGFMKEDDGRVIFKVDPYTRIPTIPRTGSAVNLANAV; this is encoded by the exons ATGTTGGCAGTTTTTGAGAAATCAGTTTCCAAGCCAGCCAAAGAGCTGAGCCTTCCAGTTGGTGGGGGGAACAGATCGGAAGAAATCATAGAAGTCTTCCGGTCATGGAGATCCGACGGCACCTTTTACCACCTCTCCAGCGGCAACTTCCTCGCTTTGTCCCATCAAGGTGAAAATCCAGCAATTCCAAG GTCTGTTGTAGTGATAGATGATATCTTCTGCATATTCTCGGGGGCATTGCACAACACTTGTGAGATGAGACGACACTACGGGCTGTCAAGGCAGGCCACGGAAGCCATGATCATAGTCGAGGCCTACAAAGTTCTACGTGATCGTGCACCCTACCCTCCCGACCAAGTCGTCAAGGACCTCCAAGGAAAATTTGCTTTCATACTCTTCGACTCCAAAGCCCCAACCCTTTTTCTAGCAAGG GATCGTGATGGCGGCGTCCAACTATACTGGGGAACAGCCGGAGACGGCTCTCTGGTGTGCAGCGACGATCCAAATGTCATATCCGCGGCTTGTGACAAACACTACACACCCTTTCCTCCCG GGTGCATATTCATAAATAGGAGAGGTCTGATGAGTTTTGATCACCCTCTGAATAAGGTGAGAGGGTTTATGAAAGAGGATGATGGCAGAGTAATATTCAAAGTGGATCCATACACTAGAATTCCCACCATCCCTCGCACCGGCAGCGCCGTCAATTTGGCCAACGCCGTCTAG
- the LOC121746054 gene encoding uncharacterized protein LOC121746054 gives MECEVVRELDHDQEQQEQGHGGWQRVSLALTAQEKNLIAQFLLQRSKAGVLPRGSFTEAAKRFNIHKRTTLRIWKVSKQQMDRGEPVIMRSRALGYQHKDKLMLDEEKFRNLSMLERSTIKKVASKIEVSKSIIGRFIKSRQLRPHTSAIKPTLTEANKIARMKWYLSHIQPTLGEGKLLYHSMHNIVHIDEKWFYMTNTSDRYYLLPDEDVPYRSCKSKRFITKVMFMAAVSRPLIGSDGETIFDGKIGLFPFTDEVPAQRSSKNRPKGTIETKPIQSINKEVMTACLLNQSLASTDGFEFHLISQPPNSPDTNVLDLGYFRAIQSLQDDKIATNVDDLLRNVFTSFEELSPQTLNRVFITLQSCLTAILQVHGKNDYNIPYLNNDILHRTGWLPLQLQVEEGLVRESLEYLKLPENNTGDTYDIGPLKHALGY, from the exons ATGGAATGTGAGGTGGTCAGAGAGTTGGACCATGATCAGGAGCAGCAGGAGCAAGGACATGGTGGATGGCAGCGGGTTTCATTAGCCTTGACCGCCCAAGAAAAAAACCTCATTGCGCAGTTTCTTCTACAGCGAAGTAAGGCTGGAGTGCTGCCAAGAGGTTCATTTACAGAGGCAGCCAAAAGATTCAACATCCATAAAAGGACAACATTGAGAATTTGGAAGGTCAGCAAGCAGCAAATGGACAGAGGGGAACCTGTTATAATGAGGAGCAGAGCATTAggttatcaacacaaagataaaCTTATGCTAGATGAAGAAAAGTTTAGAAACCTGTCCATGCTTGAGAGATCAACCATAAAGAAGGTTGCTTCTAAGATAGAAGTAAGCAAGTCAATAATTGGTAGATTTATTAAGAGTAGACAGTTAAGACCGCATACAAGTGCTATCAAGCCTACATTGACTGAAGCCAACAAAATTGCAAGGATGAAATGGTATCTTTCTCATATTCAGCCAACATTAGGTGAAGGTAAACTTCTTTACCATTCAATGCACAACATAGTTCATATTGATGAGAAATGGTTCTATATGACAAACACATCAGACAGATACTACCTTTTGCCGGATGAGGATGTGCCTTACAGGTCCTGTAAGTCCAAGAGATTCATCACTAAAGTGATGTTCATGGCTGCTGTCAGTAGGCCACTTATTGGTAGTGATGGGGAAACCATATTTGATGGTAAAATAGGCTTATTCCCGTTCACAGATGAAGTGCCAGCCCAAAGAAGTTCAAAGAACAGGCCAAAAGGGACAATTGAGACAAAGCCTATTCAATCCATTAACAAGGAAGTCATGACAGCTTGTCTCCTAAACCAG TCACTTGCTAGTACTGATGGTTTTGAATTCCATCTAATTAGCCAACCACCCAACTCCCCGGACACAAATGTGTTAGACCTAGGGTATTTTAGGGCAATACAATCACTTCAAGATGACAAAATTGCCACCAATGTAGATGACTTGTTGAGGAATGTGTTTACCTCATTTGAAGAACTCTCACCACAAACACTCAATAGAGTATTCATCACATTACAAAGCTGTCTGACAGCAATATTACAAGTGCATGGGAAGAATGACTACAACATCCCTTATTTAAACAATGACATATTGCATAGAACAGGATGGTTGCCTTTACAACTTCAAGTTGAAGAGGGTTTGGTGAGAGAGAGTTTGGAGTACCTAAAGCTGCCTGAAAACAACACTGGAGACACATATGACATAGGGCCTCTTAAACATGCTTTAGGGTACTAG